From Thermodesulfobacteriota bacterium, the proteins below share one genomic window:
- a CDS encoding substrate-binding domain-containing protein, protein MNSPKTKSSLPVIPSNMDGDLHHMENLHGADLVLFVAGNQFMVMPELLAAFQQQYPEIKTIFYETLPPGMELKQILAGGAIFQDRVIDVIPDIYASVNESAMHSLEEADLIEKEKYFLYLHNRIVLMVPEGNPARIASVHDLGRDEVRISQPNPETEDIAFHIIGMYREAGGENLVKRIMEEKRAEGTTIFTIVHHRETPLRLKKRTVDVGPVWATEYINARREGLMFECIEPGQDLDQRDKIDYFITVLKNAPNPSNAAKFLDFIKSDLARNIYKKYGFVPHPA, encoded by the coding sequence ATGAACAGCCCGAAGACCAAAAGCAGCCTGCCGGTAATCCCTTCCAATATGGACGGAGATTTGCACCACATGGAAAACCTGCATGGCGCTGATCTGGTACTCTTTGTGGCCGGGAATCAGTTTATGGTCATGCCGGAACTCCTGGCCGCCTTTCAGCAACAATACCCGGAGATAAAAACGATATTTTATGAGACCCTGCCGCCCGGTATGGAACTAAAACAGATACTGGCGGGCGGGGCTATATTCCAGGATAGAGTAATCGATGTTATACCCGACATCTATGCCTCCGTCAATGAAAGTGCTATGCACTCTTTAGAAGAGGCAGACCTTATCGAAAAAGAAAAATATTTTCTCTACTTACACAACCGGATAGTACTTATGGTTCCCGAAGGTAATCCGGCCCGAATTGCCTCTGTCCATGACCTGGGCAGAGATGAGGTCAGGATCTCCCAGCCTAACCCGGAAACCGAGGATATTGCCTTTCACATCATCGGGATGTACCGGGAGGCAGGCGGCGAGAACCTGGTTAAAAGGATCATGGAGGAAAAACGGGCGGAAGGCACTACTATCTTCACGATTGTCCATCACCGGGAAACCCCCTTACGCCTGAAAAAGCGGACGGTGGATGTGGGGCCGGTATGGGCAACCGAATATATAAATGCACGCCGGGAAGGCTTAATGTTCGAGTGTATTGAGCCAGGCCAAGACCTGGATCAGCGAGATAAAATAGATTACTTTATAACTGTGCTAAAAAACGCCCCTAATCCTTCAAATGCCGCAAAATTTCTCGACTTTATAAAATCAGACCTCGCCCGTAATATCTATAAGAAATATGGCTTTGTCCCTCATCCGGCATAA
- a CDS encoding transcriptional repressor, whose protein sequence is MAQKKLKSSRQRDEIARIFFSMKGHVNLDELYRHAARFNSRIGYTTVYRTLKLLTECGMAIERKFADGQTRYENVDQGEHHDHLICLSCGKILEFTDNRIEKMQEEIAARHHFAIKDHRLEIYGACADCLKKEKNPPQPPFTKGGSMFRPLLGKDGNPSIPLLKKGEHHHIPPLEKGDTGGFSDEKAGKK, encoded by the coding sequence ATCGCCCAGAAGAAGCTCAAGTCTTCACGTCAGCGGGATGAGATAGCCCGGATTTTTTTCAGTATGAAGGGCCATGTAAACTTAGATGAGCTTTACCGGCATGCGGCCCGCTTCAATTCCCGGATAGGTTATACCACCGTCTATCGAACCCTAAAACTGCTGACAGAGTGCGGGATGGCGATTGAGAGGAAGTTTGCCGACGGACAGACCCGTTATGAGAATGTTGATCAGGGGGAGCATCATGACCATCTGATATGTCTCTCCTGCGGAAAGATACTTGAATTCACGGATAACCGCATCGAAAAGATGCAGGAGGAGATAGCGGCGCGCCATCATTTCGCTATCAAAGATCACAGATTAGAGATATACGGTGCATGTGCGGATTGCTTGAAAAAAGAGAAAAATCCCCCCCAACCCCCCTTTACTAAAGGGGGGAGTATGTTCAGACCCCTTTTGGGAAAAGACGGGAACCCATCCATTCCCCTTTTGAAAAAAGGGGAGCACCATCATATTCCCCCTTTGGAAAAGGGGGATACAGGGGGATTTTCAGATGAGAAAGCGGGGAAAAAATAG
- a CDS encoding HDOD domain-containing protein, with translation MEESRIDKIVRRVDDLPPLPTTFMKIVELSRKPNASMKDLVDVISLDQAMVMRILRVCNSPFYGLRSEITSVAHGASYLGFSAIQGIAAAQATSGILNKKVDGYQLDGGELYKHSVATALGARIIAEKRYRALKDTAFTGGLLHDVGKLILAQFVSEEFEKIIEAVEKEQISFNEAEQKVLGFDHTELGEKIAAKWKLADNLRIAIRYHHNPSLCKNDGQIAHIVHVADAISMMLGIGAGTDGLNYVFHKESLDVCGLDEKGMEEVTEKLLSEIEDALRSFSG, from the coding sequence ATGGAGGAAAGCAGAATTGATAAGATAGTGAGACGGGTAGATGATCTCCCTCCTCTTCCCACCACCTTCATGAAAATCGTGGAGCTGTCCCGAAAACCCAATGCATCTATGAAAGATCTGGTGGATGTAATATCCCTGGACCAGGCGATGGTCATGCGTATTTTAAGGGTATGCAACTCGCCTTTTTATGGTTTAAGGAGTGAAATTACCTCCGTAGCACATGGTGCGTCATATCTGGGTTTTTCAGCCATCCAGGGTATTGCCGCTGCCCAGGCGACAAGTGGTATCCTGAATAAAAAAGTTGATGGTTACCAGTTAGACGGTGGGGAACTCTACAAACATTCCGTTGCTACGGCCTTGGGGGCCAGAATTATCGCTGAAAAAAGGTATCGTGCCTTAAAAGATACTGCCTTTACAGGCGGCCTCTTGCACGATGTGGGTAAGTTGATCCTTGCTCAATTTGTATCGGAAGAGTTCGAAAAAATAATAGAAGCCGTAGAAAAAGAACAGATTTCCTTTAATGAGGCCGAGCAGAAGGTCCTGGGGTTTGACCATACCGAGCTGGGTGAAAAGATTGCCGCCAAATGGAAATTAGCCGATAACCTGCGCATAGCTATCCGTTACCACCATAATCCATCTCTATGTAAAAATGACGGGCAGATTGCCCACATTGTGCACGTGGCTGATGCCATTTCTATGATGCTGGGGATCGGGGCCGGGACGGACGGGCTTAACTATGTTTTTCATAAGGAATCGCTGGATGTTTGCGGGTTGGATGAGAAAGGAATGGAAGAGGTAACAGAAAAATTGCTCTCTGAAATTGAGGATGCGTTGCGCTCATTTAGCGGCTGA